From the Osmerus eperlanus chromosome 19, fOsmEpe2.1, whole genome shotgun sequence genome, one window contains:
- the pitpnab gene encoding phosphatidylinositol transfer protein alpha isoform yields the protein MLIKEFRVILPISVEEYQVGQLYSVAEASKNETGGGEGVEVLKNEPYEKDGEKGQYTHKIYHLQSKVPSFVRMLAPASALNIHEKAWNAYPYCRTVITNEYMKDNFLIKIETWHKPDLGHLENVHGLDADTWKKVDVVYIDIADRSQVDSKDYKPEEDPSKYKSVKTGRGPLGPDWRKELPKKTDCPHMCAYKLVTVKFKWWGLQNKVENFIQKQEKRLFTNFHRQLFCWIDKWIELTMEDIRRMEEETRKELDEMRVKDPVKGMVALED from the exons taccAGGTGGGCCAGCTGTACTCCGTGGCTGAGGCCAGCAAGAATGAgacggggggcggggagggggtggaggtgctgAAAAACGAGCCCTACGAGAAGGACGGCGAGAAgggacaatacacacacaaaatctaCCATCTGCAGAG TAAAGTGCCGTCCTTCGTCAGAATGCTGGCCCCAGCATCAGCCCTCAACATCCACGAGAAGGCCTGGAACGCTTATCCGTATTGTCGCACAG TTATTACT AATGAGTACATGAAAGACAACTTCCTGATCAAGATAGAAACGTGGCATAAACCAGACCTAGGACACCTGGAGAAT GTCCACGGCCTGGACGCAGACACCTGGAAGAAGGTGGATGTGGTGTACATCGACATCGCAGACAGGAGCCAGGTGGACTCGAAG gacTACAAGCCAGAGGAGGATCCCTCAAAGTACAAATCAGTGAAGACAGGGCGAGGCCCTCTCGGACCTGATTGGAGG aaaGAACTCCCCAAGAAGACGGACTGCCCACACATGTGTGCCTACAAACTGGTTACCGTCAAGTTCAAATGGTGGGGCCTGCAGAACAAAGTGGAAAACTTCATTCAgaag caAGAGAAGCGCCTGTTCACCAACTTCCACCGCCAACTCTTCTGCTGGATCGACAAGTGGATCGAGCTCACCATGGAGGACATCCGGCGCATGGAGGAGGAGACGCGCAAGGAGCTGGACGAG ATGAGAGTGAAGGACCCGGTGAAAGGCATGGTGGCTCTGGAGGACTGA
- the inpp5kb gene encoding inositol polyphosphate 5-phosphatase K isoform X1: MAEAVKMAPDALSSLDGLRARSDSTSSTASQGSKGKLLLRQRLSQLLTCVEDLSSDDEANEEVSRTLDEAFQLCGRFTPKDAFRLHMVTWNVATAEPPRDVISLLQLDVQPPTDVYVIGLQEVNAAPLRFLSDLLVEDSWSHMLMGTLAPRGYVKVSSVRMQGLLLLVFTKQMHLPFIRDIQTTYTRTGIFGYWGNKGGVSVRFSFYGHMLCFLNCHLAAHMNYALQRVDEFEYILDTQDFDFYNAPNIRDHKVVFWFGDLNFRIEDHGMHFLRSSINSERYNLLWAKDQLLMMRKKEPFLQEFEEGPLRFKPTYKFDRNSNTYDSSSPKTLLGFTGKKRKPAWTDRILWRIKPKTPPPEEEDDEKASTSTADSHEDECPIRVLQDIYTCDMSYGVSDHKPVLGVFSLELRKHYDTPLVRLSPEGQWSADQDAALSYTILEDFMSSTWDWIGLYKIGFKSVLDYVTFVWVKGDDLPEILETLQVSLNKDAIPLLRGEYVLGYYSTNMQCIVGLSANFQILESKRAALEGLVSENGLNK, from the exons ATGGCCGAGGCGGTAAAGATGGCGCCGGATGCGTTGTCGTCGTTGGACGGCCTCCGCGCGCGTTCTGACAGCACGTCCAGCACGGCGTCCCAGGGGTCAAAGGGCAAGCTGCTCCTGCGCCAGCGTCTGTCCCAGCTGCTCACGTGCGTGGAGGACCTGAGCTCCGACGACGAGGCCAACGAGGAAGTGTCTCGCACCCTGGACGAGGCCTTCCAGCTATGTGGACGCTTCACCCCCAAGGACGCCTTCAG GTTGCACATGGTCACGTGGAATGTGGCGACAGCAGAACCCCCGCGTGACGTCATTTCCCTTCTGCAGCTGGATGTCCAGCCCCCCACAGACGTCTATGTGATTGG TCTGCAGGAGGTGAATGCCGCCCCCCTGCGGTTCCTCTCTGACCTGCTAGTGGAAGACTCCTGGAGTCACATGCTGATGGGCACACTGGCACCTCGCGGCTatgtcaag gTGTCGTCAGTGAGGATGCAGGGCCTGCTGCTCCTGGTCTTCACCAAGCAGATGCACCTGCCCTTCATCAGGGACATCCAGACCACCTACACCCGCACGGGGATCTTCGGTTACTGG gggAATAAAGGAGGCGTGTCTGTGCGCTTCTCCTTCTACGGTCACATGCTGTGTTTCCTCAACTGCCACCTGGCGGCGCACATGAACTACGCTCTGCAGCGCGTGGACGAGTTCGAGTACATCCTGGACACGCAGGACTTTGACTTCTACAACGCCCCCAACATTCGAGATCACAA GGTGGTCTTCTGGTTCGGTGATCTGAACTTCCGCATTGAGGACCATGGTATGCACTTCCTCCGTTCATCCATCAACAGCGAACGCTATAACCTGCTGTGGGCGAaggaccag TTACTGATGATGAGGAAGAAGGAGCCGTTTCTACAGGAGTTTGAGGAAGGGCCTCTCAGGTTCAAACCCACCTATAAGTTTGACCGCAACTCCAACACCTACGACAGCAG cTCTCCGAAGACCTTGTTGGGCTTTAC TGGGAAGAAAAGGAAGCCGGCATGGACGGACCGCATACTGTGGCGCATTAAGCCCAAAACCCCGCccccagaggaagaggatgatgagAAGGCGTCAACGTCCACCGCTGACAGCCACGAGGACGAGTGTCCAATCAGAGTTCTCCAGGACATCTACACCTGCGACATGAGCTACGGAGTCAGCGACCACAAACCTGTCCTGGGAGTCTTTAGTCTGGAG cTGAGAAAGCACTACGACACGCCCCTTGTGCGGCTCAGCCCAGAAGGCCAGTGGAGCGCCGACCAGGACGCCGCCCTGTCCTACACCATCCTGGAGGACTTCATGTCCTCCACCTGGGACTGGATAGGCCTGTACAAG ATTGGCTTTAAGAGTGTGTTGGACTATGTCACATTCGTCTGGGTCAAAGGTGACGATCTTCCAGAAATACTTGAGACCCTACAG GTGTCTCTGAATAAGGATGCGATTCCTCTCCTCCGTGGCGAGTATGTGCTAGGCTACTACAGTACAAACATGCAGTGCATCGTTGGACTCAGCGCAAACTTCCAG atTCTGGAGTCGAAACGAGCTGCCTTGGAGGGCCTGGTCAGTGAAAACGGATTGAACAAATAA
- the inpp5kb gene encoding inositol polyphosphate 5-phosphatase K isoform X2 — MAEAVKMAPDALSSLDGLRARSDSTSSTASQGSKGKLLLRQRLSQLLTCVEDLSSDDEANEEVSRTLDEAFQLCGRFTPKDAFRLHMVTWNVATAEPPRDVISLLQLDVQPPTDVYVIGLQEVNAAPLRFLSDLLVEDSWSHMLMGTLAPRGYVKVSSVRMQGLLLLVFTKQMHLPFIRDIQTTYTRTGIFGYWGNKGGVSVRFSFYGHMLCFLNCHLAAHMNYALQRVDEFEYILDTQDFDFYNAPNIRDHKVVFWFGDLNFRIEDHGMHFLRSSINSERYNLLWAKDQLLMMRKKEPFLQEFEEGPLRFKPTYKFDRNSNTYDSSGKKRKPAWTDRILWRIKPKTPPPEEEDDEKASTSTADSHEDECPIRVLQDIYTCDMSYGVSDHKPVLGVFSLELRKHYDTPLVRLSPEGQWSADQDAALSYTILEDFMSSTWDWIGLYKIGFKSVLDYVTFVWVKGDDLPEILETLQVSLNKDAIPLLRGEYVLGYYSTNMQCIVGLSANFQILESKRAALEGLVSENGLNK; from the exons ATGGCCGAGGCGGTAAAGATGGCGCCGGATGCGTTGTCGTCGTTGGACGGCCTCCGCGCGCGTTCTGACAGCACGTCCAGCACGGCGTCCCAGGGGTCAAAGGGCAAGCTGCTCCTGCGCCAGCGTCTGTCCCAGCTGCTCACGTGCGTGGAGGACCTGAGCTCCGACGACGAGGCCAACGAGGAAGTGTCTCGCACCCTGGACGAGGCCTTCCAGCTATGTGGACGCTTCACCCCCAAGGACGCCTTCAG GTTGCACATGGTCACGTGGAATGTGGCGACAGCAGAACCCCCGCGTGACGTCATTTCCCTTCTGCAGCTGGATGTCCAGCCCCCCACAGACGTCTATGTGATTGG TCTGCAGGAGGTGAATGCCGCCCCCCTGCGGTTCCTCTCTGACCTGCTAGTGGAAGACTCCTGGAGTCACATGCTGATGGGCACACTGGCACCTCGCGGCTatgtcaag gTGTCGTCAGTGAGGATGCAGGGCCTGCTGCTCCTGGTCTTCACCAAGCAGATGCACCTGCCCTTCATCAGGGACATCCAGACCACCTACACCCGCACGGGGATCTTCGGTTACTGG gggAATAAAGGAGGCGTGTCTGTGCGCTTCTCCTTCTACGGTCACATGCTGTGTTTCCTCAACTGCCACCTGGCGGCGCACATGAACTACGCTCTGCAGCGCGTGGACGAGTTCGAGTACATCCTGGACACGCAGGACTTTGACTTCTACAACGCCCCCAACATTCGAGATCACAA GGTGGTCTTCTGGTTCGGTGATCTGAACTTCCGCATTGAGGACCATGGTATGCACTTCCTCCGTTCATCCATCAACAGCGAACGCTATAACCTGCTGTGGGCGAaggaccag TTACTGATGATGAGGAAGAAGGAGCCGTTTCTACAGGAGTTTGAGGAAGGGCCTCTCAGGTTCAAACCCACCTATAAGTTTGACCGCAACTCCAACACCTACGACAGCAG TGGGAAGAAAAGGAAGCCGGCATGGACGGACCGCATACTGTGGCGCATTAAGCCCAAAACCCCGCccccagaggaagaggatgatgagAAGGCGTCAACGTCCACCGCTGACAGCCACGAGGACGAGTGTCCAATCAGAGTTCTCCAGGACATCTACACCTGCGACATGAGCTACGGAGTCAGCGACCACAAACCTGTCCTGGGAGTCTTTAGTCTGGAG cTGAGAAAGCACTACGACACGCCCCTTGTGCGGCTCAGCCCAGAAGGCCAGTGGAGCGCCGACCAGGACGCCGCCCTGTCCTACACCATCCTGGAGGACTTCATGTCCTCCACCTGGGACTGGATAGGCCTGTACAAG ATTGGCTTTAAGAGTGTGTTGGACTATGTCACATTCGTCTGGGTCAAAGGTGACGATCTTCCAGAAATACTTGAGACCCTACAG GTGTCTCTGAATAAGGATGCGATTCCTCTCCTCCGTGGCGAGTATGTGCTAGGCTACTACAGTACAAACATGCAGTGCATCGTTGGACTCAGCGCAAACTTCCAG atTCTGGAGTCGAAACGAGCTGCCTTGGAGGGCCTGGTCAGTGAAAACGGATTGAACAAATAA
- the inpp5kb gene encoding inositol polyphosphate 5-phosphatase K isoform X3 — protein sequence MSVRHRGGDKDKFRLHMVTWNVATAEPPRDVISLLQLDVQPPTDVYVIGLQEVNAAPLRFLSDLLVEDSWSHMLMGTLAPRGYVKVSSVRMQGLLLLVFTKQMHLPFIRDIQTTYTRTGIFGYWGNKGGVSVRFSFYGHMLCFLNCHLAAHMNYALQRVDEFEYILDTQDFDFYNAPNIRDHKVVFWFGDLNFRIEDHGMHFLRSSINSERYNLLWAKDQLLMMRKKEPFLQEFEEGPLRFKPTYKFDRNSNTYDSSSPKTLLGFTGKKRKPAWTDRILWRIKPKTPPPEEEDDEKASTSTADSHEDECPIRVLQDIYTCDMSYGVSDHKPVLGVFSLELRKHYDTPLVRLSPEGQWSADQDAALSYTILEDFMSSTWDWIGLYKIGFKSVLDYVTFVWVKGDDLPEILETLQVSLNKDAIPLLRGEYVLGYYSTNMQCIVGLSANFQILESKRAALEGLVSENGLNK from the exons ATGAGTGTGAGACACAGAGGAGGTGACAAGGACAAATTCAG GTTGCACATGGTCACGTGGAATGTGGCGACAGCAGAACCCCCGCGTGACGTCATTTCCCTTCTGCAGCTGGATGTCCAGCCCCCCACAGACGTCTATGTGATTGG TCTGCAGGAGGTGAATGCCGCCCCCCTGCGGTTCCTCTCTGACCTGCTAGTGGAAGACTCCTGGAGTCACATGCTGATGGGCACACTGGCACCTCGCGGCTatgtcaag gTGTCGTCAGTGAGGATGCAGGGCCTGCTGCTCCTGGTCTTCACCAAGCAGATGCACCTGCCCTTCATCAGGGACATCCAGACCACCTACACCCGCACGGGGATCTTCGGTTACTGG gggAATAAAGGAGGCGTGTCTGTGCGCTTCTCCTTCTACGGTCACATGCTGTGTTTCCTCAACTGCCACCTGGCGGCGCACATGAACTACGCTCTGCAGCGCGTGGACGAGTTCGAGTACATCCTGGACACGCAGGACTTTGACTTCTACAACGCCCCCAACATTCGAGATCACAA GGTGGTCTTCTGGTTCGGTGATCTGAACTTCCGCATTGAGGACCATGGTATGCACTTCCTCCGTTCATCCATCAACAGCGAACGCTATAACCTGCTGTGGGCGAaggaccag TTACTGATGATGAGGAAGAAGGAGCCGTTTCTACAGGAGTTTGAGGAAGGGCCTCTCAGGTTCAAACCCACCTATAAGTTTGACCGCAACTCCAACACCTACGACAGCAG cTCTCCGAAGACCTTGTTGGGCTTTAC TGGGAAGAAAAGGAAGCCGGCATGGACGGACCGCATACTGTGGCGCATTAAGCCCAAAACCCCGCccccagaggaagaggatgatgagAAGGCGTCAACGTCCACCGCTGACAGCCACGAGGACGAGTGTCCAATCAGAGTTCTCCAGGACATCTACACCTGCGACATGAGCTACGGAGTCAGCGACCACAAACCTGTCCTGGGAGTCTTTAGTCTGGAG cTGAGAAAGCACTACGACACGCCCCTTGTGCGGCTCAGCCCAGAAGGCCAGTGGAGCGCCGACCAGGACGCCGCCCTGTCCTACACCATCCTGGAGGACTTCATGTCCTCCACCTGGGACTGGATAGGCCTGTACAAG ATTGGCTTTAAGAGTGTGTTGGACTATGTCACATTCGTCTGGGTCAAAGGTGACGATCTTCCAGAAATACTTGAGACCCTACAG GTGTCTCTGAATAAGGATGCGATTCCTCTCCTCCGTGGCGAGTATGTGCTAGGCTACTACAGTACAAACATGCAGTGCATCGTTGGACTCAGCGCAAACTTCCAG atTCTGGAGTCGAAACGAGCTGCCTTGGAGGGCCTGGTCAGTGAAAACGGATTGAACAAATAA